From the genome of Phytohabitans rumicis, one region includes:
- a CDS encoding acyl carrier protein, with the protein MSADDVMAFTIQSLREMNFYTDETGPETMLGPSGADLDSLAVSELALRIEEEYGVTFDDNDIETLAIMTLGEFAAEVAKRAELVAQADGARR; encoded by the coding sequence ATGTCAGCCGACGATGTCATGGCGTTCACCATCCAGTCACTGCGGGAAATGAACTTCTACACCGACGAAACCGGTCCGGAGACCATGCTTGGACCCTCCGGTGCTGACCTCGACTCGCTCGCCGTGTCCGAGCTCGCGCTGCGCATCGAGGAGGAGTACGGCGTGACGTTCGACGACAACGACATCGAGACCCTGGCCATCATGACGCTCGGCGAGTTCGCCGCCGAGGTGGCCAAGCGGGCCGAGTTGGTCGCGCAGGCCGACGGGGCGCGCAGGTAG